The Calliphora vicina chromosome 3, idCalVici1.1, whole genome shotgun sequence genome contains a region encoding:
- the Su(Tpl) gene encoding RNA polymerase II elongation factor Ell: MTNSIASAKCPSVLTYGKYGMSQRSIIDDSKEYIFVKLTDSALRAIEEYQRNAQSKRLQKGQCAKIQINGNTGVIKFPPTADGSTTASGPADGRKFGFAIDDVEGSLECIQQAGADFDVLGSLNYRMRIHANDDVYDTTRTKMAIAEETEKSKCIREIKPNQTDIGRKVKRPVSAASIQAYTNGTTSTSSTSASSLLNGLSNVNGISGSSSNSISSSINGSSSYLSNSSNNNHISSSSNNNSRNKLSATSLNQHSPPPGGAGGGGSGSGVGVNGSRLLSNASSLRSSPNPSLIGGSGTVGGSVGSGNGNSTNRYGSPSNLPSSNLPSLSLNMTNGIGGYSPPDSGISNNHMPPASLHSQQKKTNIGNGANSRGNGSATGKGSVGANGKVNGLSNGKTLDVSRRKIRERLIHLLALKPFKKPELYSRLQNEGLATRERQLISTILKDISTMSRDNTYNLRRSMWNDVDENWPFFSEQEIQLLKRRKPQNLTPPMSSDACSSTSGQSPTSSTHTGSPPPLVAPTNMNGVGGGGGIKRTSLEPDVYDGALTLGTQPKKQRISHYKKDGSSSVSSNIISNSNLGTGARMVMGGGGAVGGISSGGGGSSYNPNHRSSSAAYSPHTYNTGNNNGNDENSGNSDLTFNVLNNMDDFIQHTAVVGGDSTFTGRSKTTAGNNKISPSSISSSSNNINNSSSNSTTSSTTAKEKRNSGGSSSSSSGYGSNRESSSTSSSSTSAMRQKNSPTPYANNFVPETKISSNSNGSSNSSKLNKQKQQVQRQQQQSSPSYTNNNSNNQHPHKSSSSCSIGIPNINDDYSPPLAPPIPSAHSTTNHNTNTSSSRSRHQLTSTGTTNGRSGESSSSSSSKHSKSSTATQKHFNKHHSSSSNSKNNPGTTNVQQQQQNNNNNHQHPQTQQQLQLQEDQQALYNAARTPPQTASHSSQQSQQQEHSSPTQQIAAAASTFSLTNHPTPSGDAPRYDFSGYTAITSIEQRRKYKTEFESDYDEYRKLLAQIESVGHRFRELADRLSRVQQGCIDYYNIKDQIVSEYNRIRKEEAINRDKQRFDYLHEKLAHIKQLVMDYDKKLTSGLAAPTTTTTNQQQEPLNQQQHQTPVTNTSAHLSPMLQSSGESNHSPPLVIINPTTVSAAQTTKNSSSSHAKKSSKHHQKNHQQQHLQLQQQEHYQQHHEPETIQMDDDDDDDDDEGMLMQYHTDDIGSDGGLIVANHLNRPQHGTTPATITHSAKRKHQQEQQHHQHQPPPPPSTQQNHNHTNDSDSDSDSSSSSSSNDDDNSDDDNSDASDDDDDNSDDDDSNDDDNDNQ; this comes from the coding sequence ATGACAAATTCGATTGCGTCTGCAAAATGCCCGTCTGTCCTAACGTACGGCAAATATGGTATGTCACAGCGCAGCATTATCGATGATTCCAAAgagtatatttttgttaaacttacTGATTCGGCATTACGTGCAATTGAGGAGTATCAGCGTAACGCTCAATCGAAACGTTTACAAAAAGGACAATGCGCCAAGATACAAATTAATGGAAATACTGGCGTTATAAAATTTCCACCCACAGCTGATGGTTCAACAACAGCAAGCGGGCCAGCCGATGGACGAAAGTTTGGATTTGCTATCGATGATGTTGAGGGCTCTTTGGAGTGCATACAACAGGCGGGTGCCGATTTCGATGTATTGGGATCTCTTAATTATCGTATGCGCATACATGCCAACGACGATGTCTACGATACGACAAGAACAAAAATGGCCATTGCCGAGGAGACGGAGAAGAGTAAATGTATTCGTGAGATTAAACCTAATCAGACAGACATTGGACGAAAGGTGAAAAGACCCGTCTCGGCTGCATCCATACAGGCCTATACGAATGGTACGACATCGACCTCGTCGACGTCGGCTTCGTCATTGTTAAATGGTCTAAGTAATGTCAATGGAATAAGTGGCAGTAGCAGCAACAGCATTAGTAGTAGCATTAATGGCAGCAGTAGTTATTTAAGtaatagcagcaacaacaaccacatCAGCAGCAGTAGTAATAATAATAGTCGTAATAAATTATCAGCAACATCGCTCAATCAACATTCACCGCCACCTGGTGGTGCTGGCGGAGGAGGTAGTGGCAGTGGAGTAGGTGTAAATGGTTCACGTTTGTTATCAAATGCCTCCTCTCTGCGCTCTTCCCCCAATCCGTCTCTAATAGGTGGCAGTGGTACCGTTGGGGGCAGCGTCGGCAGTGGCAATGGCAACAGTACTAATCGTTATGGCAGTCCTTCAAATCTCCCTTCTTCCAACTTACCCTCGTTATCTTTAAATATGACAAATGGCATTGGTGGTTATTCCCCACCAGATTCTGGCATTAGCAATAATCACATGCCGCCGGCTTCATTGCATTCACAGCAAAAGAAGACGAACATTGGCAACGGTGCCAACAGCAGAGGTAATGGTTCAGCCACCGGCAAAGGTTCTGTCGGCGCAAATGGCAAAGTGAATGGGCTCTCGAATGGCAAAACTCTTGATGTCTCACGAAGGAAAATCCGCGAACGTCTAATACACTTGTTAGCTTTGAAACCATTCAAAAAACCCGAACTCTATTCGAGACTGCAGAATGAGGGCTTGGCTACACGAGAGCGACAACTGATCAGTACGATACTCAAAGACATATCGACAATGTCGCGTGACAATACATACAACTTGAGACGTAGCATGTGGAATGATGTTGACGAAAATTGGCCATTTTTCTCGGAACAAGAGATCCAACTATTGAAAAGACGTAAGCCTCAGAATCTAACACCACCTATGAGCTCGGATGCCTGTAGTTCAACGTCGGGCCAAAGTCCGACTTCATCTACCCATACGGGAAGTCCGCCCCCATTGGTGGCACCTACCAATATGAATGGTGTAGGTGGTGGTGGCGGCATAAAACGAACTAGTCTAGAGCCAGATGTGTATGATGGGGCCTTAACCTTGGGTACGCAACCGAAAAAACAACGTATAAGCCATTACAAGAAAGATGGCAGCAGTAGTGTTAGTAGTAATATAATAAGTAACAGCAATTTGGGCACTGGCGCAAGAATGGTTATGGGAGGAGGAGGAGCAGTAGGAGGTATTAGTAGCGGTGGTGGTGGTTCTTCGTATAATCCAAATCATCGTTCCTCATCTGCAGCTTATTCTCCCCACACCTACAATACAGGCAATAACAATGGCAACGACGAGAATTCTGGAAATTCTgatttaacatttaatgtgctCAATAATATGGATGACTTTATACAGCATACGGCTGTGGTGGGAGGCGATTCAACTTTTACCGGACGTAGTAAAACTACAGCGGGTAACAATAAGATTTCACCATCATCAATTAGCAGTAGTtccaacaacatcaacaacagcagcagcaatagtACAACGTCCTCAACGACTGCGAAAGAGAAACGTAACTCTGGCGGTAGTAGTAGTTCATCCAGTGGTTACGGCAGCAATCGTGAATCTTCGTCAACGTCATCATCTTCAACCTCAGCCATGCGTCAAAAAAATTCCCCAACGCCATATGCTAATAATTTTGTGCCTGAAACTAAAATTTCTTCAAACTCCAATGgtagcagcaacagcagcaagttaaacaaacaaaagcaGCAAGTGCAAAGACAACAACAGCAGTCATCTCCTAGCTACACAAACAACAACAGTAATAACCAACATCCTCATAAATCAAGCAGCAGCTGTAGTATTGGCATACCCAACATTAACGATGACTATTCACCACCATTAGCACCACCAATACCCTCTGCCCATTCAACGACAAACCACAACACAAACACATCATCTAGCCGATCGCGGCACCAATTAACGTCAACTGGAACAACAAATGGTCGCAGTGGTGAATCGTCGTCGTCGTCGTCAAGTAAACATTCAAAATCTTCAACGGCGACTCAAAAGCATTTCAATAAACATCATAGTAGTAGCAGTAACAGTAAAAATAATCCAGGTACGACTAATgttcaacaacagcagcaaaacaacaacaataatcacCAACATCCTCAAACGCAGCAGCAACTGCAGCTGCAAGAAGATCAGCAAGCGTTGTACAATGCTGCGCGTACACCACCCCAAACTGCCTCGCATTCATCGCAACAAAGCCAACAGCAAGAACACTCTTCGCCCACACAACAAATTGCCGCCGCTGCCTCGACATTTTCGTTAACCAACCACCCCACACCATCGGGAGACGCACCTCGCTATGATTTTAGCGGTTACACGGCCATTACAAGTATTGAACAGAGGCGAAAATACAAGACTGAATTTGAGAGTGACTACGATGAGTATCGTAAACTTTTGGCACAAATCGAAAGTGTTGGACATCGGTTTCGTGAATTGGCTGATCGTTTAAGTCGTGTACAACAGGGTTGTATCGATTACTATAATATTAAGGATCAAATTGTTTCTGAATACAATCGCATACGCAAAGAAGAGGCCATAAATCGCGATAAACAGAGATTTGACTATTTGCACGAGAAATTGGCACACATCAAACAATTAGTTATGGATTATGATAAGAAATTAACCAGTGGTTTGGCGGCTCCCACAACCACTACAACAAATCAACAACAGGAGCCACTAAACCAACAGCAACACCAGACACCGGTTACAAACACTTCAGCTCACTTATCACCAATGCTACAGAGCAGTGGCGAGAGCAATCATTCACCTCCTTTGGTGATAATCAATCCTACGACTGTGAGTGCTGCACAAACCACTAAGAATTCTTCGTCGTCCCATGCTAAAAAGAGTTCAAAACATCATCAGAAAAATCACCAGCAGCAGCATCTACAATTGCAGCAACAAGAACATTATCAACAACATCATGAACCTGAAACGATACAAATggatgatgacgacgatgatgatgatgacgaggGAATGTTAATGCAATATCATACTGATGATATTGGTAGCGATGGTGGTCTTATTGTTGCAAATCATTTAAATCGCCCACAACACGGTACAACTCCTGCAACTATAACACATTCAGCAAAGCGAAAGCATCAGCAAGAACAGCAGCACCACCAACATCAGCCTCCACCACCACCATCAACACAACAAAATCACAATCATACTAATGATTCCGATTCTGATAGTGACTCAAGCTCATCCTCTTCATCCAACGACGATGATAACTCAGATGATGATAATTCTGATGCTTCAGACGACGATGATGATAActctgatgatgatgattccaacgatgatgataatgataacCAATGA